GGTTCCCTCAGACTCCCTCCAAAAACTTTTAATGCGAGTTGGTTTCCCCCTGTTTTGCCTGGCAAAACAGGGGGAAACCAACTCGTATTGAAAGTCTTTGAAGGGGGTCTGGGGGAAACTTTCTACAGAAAGTTTCCCCCAGGGGATTAATCAGGGTTTCATCGAGGCTTGCCCCGGCGGTGCGGTTCCGGGGTCTCTGCAAGCGAAGCGCCGGGAGGAGTTGGTGGAGAAGGCGGTAGTCATATTCGACCTTGACGGCACGCTCGTGGACTCGAGCTCCGACATAGCGTGGGCGGCGAACCGGGTGCTCGAGCGTTTCGGCCACGGCGTCCTCGACGAGGAGAAGATAAAGGAATGTATCGGCTGGGGCGTGCGTCCGCTGTTCGAGTCGCTCATGAAGGGTGAGAGCGCCGGGACCATCGAGCGGGCGCGTCTTGAGTTCCTCGACATCTACGGCGGCCGTCTCCTCGTCGATACGGCACTCTATCCGGGCGTGACCGCCACACTGGACGCCATGGCGGAGGCCGGAAAGCGGATGGCCGTCGTGACCAACAAGCCGGCGGCCCTCACCGCGAGGATCGTCGAGGGGCTGGACCTCTCGCGTTTCTTTCCCCTCGTCCTCGGCGGCGACTCGCTCCCCAACAAAAAGCCCCATCCCGAGCCGATCCTCAAGGTGCTCGACACCTTCGGAGCCGCCGCCCGCGAGGCCGTCTTCGTGGGCGACAGCGCCGTGGACTGCCGGGCCGCCCGCGCCGCCGGCACGGCCTTCATCGGCGCCGCCTACGGCTTCAGGGGCCGCCGCGAGCTCGAAGAGGCGGGCTGCGACGCCGTCATCGACACCTTCCCCCGGTTCCTCTCCATCGTCCGGTGAGAGGCCTGCCTCGCCCCGCCCTGTATGTCAGTGTGTCTGCGCGGCGCCCTCCGGGAGGCTCGGGCCGCAAAGGCGTAAACAAACCCCGCCTGGCGCGGGCCGAGCCTCCCGGAGGGCGCCGCGCATACCGGAATAACATAGAAGGGGGGCCGGCGGAGATACCCCCCTTCTGCGTAAGGGGCTTCGCCGGCGCGGCCGGTCATACCTCCACGCCCAGCAGGGCCCTTACGGCCAGGCCGATGCCGAAGGAGACGACCGTCACGGCCAGGCTCAGCGCCGCCATCTCTGAAAAGCGCGACCAGAAGGGAAGGCCCCTGGCCACGGAGACGTAAAAGGTGAAGAGCACGATCACGACCATGGCGTTCGTTACGGTGAGGGCCAGG
This genomic stretch from Deltaproteobacteria bacterium harbors:
- a CDS encoding HAD family hydrolase, coding for MKGVWGKLSTESFPQGINQGFIEACPGGAVPGSLQAKRREELVEKAVVIFDLDGTLVDSSSDIAWAANRVLERFGHGVLDEEKIKECIGWGVRPLFESLMKGESAGTIERARLEFLDIYGGRLLVDTALYPGVTATLDAMAEAGKRMAVVTNKPAALTARIVEGLDLSRFFPLVLGGDSLPNKKPHPEPILKVLDTFGAAAREAVFVGDSAVDCRAARAAGTAFIGAAYGFRGRRELEEAGCDAVIDTFPRFLSIVR